The DNA sequence TATACGGTGTAATTTCTTACATGACCGTTATACTGACCGTTTCACTAAATGATATAGAAGGCTTATATGATGCTATTTATTCATTATGTAAATGGCGTCCCAGGAGAGATTCGAACTCCCGACCGACGGCTTAGAAGGCCGTTGCTCTATCCAGCTGAGCTACTGGGACATGGAGCGGGTGATGAGAATCGAACTCACGACATCAGCTTGGAAGGCTGAGGTTTTACCACTAAACTACACCCGCATATTTTTTTATTCTGTTTTTTTTAATCCGCCTTACAGTCTCTTCCTCTACTTGCTTTTGCTTCGATGCGTATCCGTCGAGACAACTCGTAGATCATTCGACGATGTAAACGCTCGTGGCTGAGGTTTTACCACTAAACTACACCCGCATATTTTTTATTCTGTTTTTTTTAATCCGCCTTACATGTCTCTTCCTCTACTTGCTTTTGCTTCGATGCGTATCCGTCGAGACAACTCGTAGATCATTCGACGATGTAAACGCTCGTGGCTGAGGTTTTACCACTAAACTACATCCGCATATTTTTTATTCTGTTTTTTTAATCCGCCTTACATGTTTCTTCCTCTACTTGCTTTTGCTTCAAAGTTATCTCTTTTTTCTGTGAATGAGGATCGTATTAAATCAGCGACATATATTAATATATACAATCCTCATTCAAATGTCAACCTTATTTCAAAAAAGTTTTATTTAATTTTTCCTGAGGCATCCCATCTACAGAATAGTAGTTCACAGAAGTGCCTTCATCACTCGTTTCAACTATCACGTATGTACCTAAGGGGTACTGTCTCGGTAGCCTTATGCTACCAGGATTTATAATTATAACACCATTTTGCTCAAATGCAACTGGTATATGCGTATGCCCAAAGCATACAATATTTGCACCTGTTTCTTGGCTTTTATAAATGAGATTCATCTCATTCATTTTTACATTGAGCAAGTGTCCATGTGCAACGAATACTTTCGTCCCTTGAACATCGATCGTTAGTTCTTCAGGGAAGTCTCCTCCGAAGTCACAGTTCCCTTTCACTATATGAACGTTCTTTAATAATGGAGAGCTTTTTGAAAGCTCCGAATCTCCACAATGAATGATTGCATCTACTTTTTTTTCATGACGATCAATCACTGCTTGCATTTCTTGCTCCCAGCCATGGCTATCACTCATAATTAGTGCACGCATGTTATTCACCTTCAAACAAATTAATTATATTAATATAGATAATTGCAACCTTATAACGACCACTTATCCCACTGTTGCTGCAGTAGAAGCATTGCATTCGCACGATGACTTAGTTTGTTTTTTTCTTCTCTACTAAGTTCGGCCATCGTTTTTTTCAGATGTGGTAAATAGAAAACCGGATCATAACCGAAACCAGAATTCCCACGGGGGGCCGTTGCAATAATTCCTTTACATGTACCTCTAATCGTTCTTGTCTCTTGGCCGGGTATATAAACGGCAATAACACAAACAAATTGAGCTGTTCTATTGTTATCTGATATTCCTTCTAGCTCTTTTAAAAGCTTTGCATTGTTTGCAGCATCATTTTTTTCTTGACCAGCATATCTTGCTGAATATACTCCCGGTCTACCGTCTAATGCATCTACCTCTAACCCAGAGTCATCTGATATCACGATTTGTCCTATTTTTTTACCGATTGTTTCTGCTTTTTTTATTGCGTTGTCCTCGAATGTATCCCCATCTTCAAGAACGTCAATATCTTCTTCAAGATCTAATAATGATTTAACCTCGATTCCCCTTTCTTGAAAAAATGCAGTAAACTCCTTCACTTTCCCTTCATTTTTTGTAGCAACAAACAAGCTCGTACTCATTTATTTCTCCCCTTCTACTAATAGATGAGGCGTTTGTATATAGTCAGAAATAGGACCGAGTGCTTCTTTTTGGTGGAGGAACAACTCGTTAATGCCTAACTCAGCTAAATCAAGCATTTCATTTAATTGCTTACGTGAAAATGTTGCCTCTTCCCCTGTACCTTGAATTTCTACAAATTCACTATTTCCTGTCATAATAATATTCATATCAACATTCGCCTTTGAATCCTCTATGTAATCTAAATCAAGTATCGCTATATTCCCTTCATTTACACCAACTGATATTGCTGCTAAAAAATGTTTTATAGGAAACTTTTTAATTTGCTTAGCTTCCTTTAATTTATGTAGAGCTAAAGCCATGGCAACAAATGCCCCCGTTACAGACGCCGTACGCGTACCGCCATCCGCTTGTATGACATCACAGTCAATCCAAATTGTTCTCTCACCGATTGCATCGAGATCTACTACTGACCGTAGTGCTCTACCGATAAGACGCTGAATTTCCATCGTTCTCCCACTTAATTTCCCTTTTGCTGACTCTCGAATATTTCTTTGCTCTGTCGCACGTGGAAGCATAGAGTATTCTGCTGTAATCCAGCCTTTTCCTTGCCCTCTCATAAAAGGAGGAACTCTATCTTCAATGCTT is a window from the Evansella cellulosilytica DSM 2522 genome containing:
- a CDS encoding metallophosphoesterase family protein is translated as MRALIMSDSHGWEQEMQAVIDRHEKKVDAIIHCGDSELSKSSPLLKNVHIVKGNCDFGGDFPEELTIDVQGTKVFVAHGHLLNVKMNEMNLIYKSQETGANIVCFGHTHIPVAFEQNGVIIINPGSIRLPRQYPLGTYVIVETSDEGTSVNYYSVDGMPQEKLNKTFLK
- a CDS encoding XTP/dITP diphosphatase, giving the protein MSTSLFVATKNEGKVKEFTAFFQERGIEVKSLLDLEEDIDVLEDGDTFEDNAIKKAETIGKKIGQIVISDDSGLEVDALDGRPGVYSARYAGQEKNDAANNAKLLKELEGISDNNRTAQFVCVIAVYIPGQETRTIRGTCKGIIATAPRGNSGFGYDPVFYLPHLKKTMAELSREEKNKLSHRANAMLLLQQQWDKWSL
- the rph gene encoding ribonuclease PH, with amino-acid sequence MRHDGRKTDDIRKVDIIPHYIKHPEGSVLISFGETKVICAASIEDRVPPFMRGQGKGWITAEYSMLPRATEQRNIRESAKGKLSGRTMEIQRLIGRALRSVVDLDAIGERTIWIDCDVIQADGGTRTASVTGAFVAMALALHKLKEAKQIKKFPIKHFLAAISVGVNEGNIAILDLDYIEDSKANVDMNIIMTGNSEFVEIQGTGEEATFSRKQLNEMLDLAELGINELFLHQKEALGPISDYIQTPHLLVEGEK